GGATTAGCAGGATGTCAGCAGAAGAAGGAAGAGGCACCAAAGCCTGAAGCACCTAAGACAGAGGCTCCAGCTCAGCCTGCAGCTCAGCCAGCTCAGCCCGCTGGTCAGCCAGCTCAGCCCGCTCAGCCCGCTGAGAAACCAGCCGAGAAACCTGCTGAAAAACCTGCTGAAAAGAAGTAATTTTATAGGAGGGATGAGGTATGTTTAAAAAAGTATTAGGTTTGATGGCTGCTTTAGCCCTTTTAGCCTCTCCTGTTTTTGCAGCTGAACAGGCTGCTAAACAGGATGGTGCTAAGGCTAATGCTACCGCTACCGAAAAAAAGGTAGAAAAGAAGGCTAAAAAGAAAGAAGCTAAGAAAGACGAAAAGGCTAATAAACCCGCTGGTGCTAAGAAAAAAGTAGAAGGGTGTTAATTTAAAAATTTAAAAATTTACCCCCGGAAAACTATCTTCCGGGGGATTAATTTTGTTATCTACTTTTTATTCGATGTTTTTTTCTAAATAAATGTTCATGTAGTATTAGGATATCTCGATGTGTATCAAACTTTTGTTTTATTTCTATAGGGTTTATTTGATAATAGTTTGACATAAAATGGACGTTAGATAATATTATCAAGTCATGATCAGTAAAAACTATTTTACGGGTGGGATGTTTTTTATGGTATCCCCAAGCCTTTCCATAAGGGGGACCATAAGCAGGCTGATAGATTACAACCCATTTTTCAAACTCCTTTTCTGGTTTAAGACCTAAATAAATAAAAATTTCATACCAACTATAGCCTCGATTACGTAGCTCTATGATAAACTCTGGGCTTACTTTCTTTTTTTGGCTTAAATATAAAACTAAGGGAAGTTCTTCTTCCTTAATGAGAGAACTTTTTTTTAGAATAACAATTTTTTCCTTAGGGACTTGAAAATAGTTACTTATTGCTAAATAAAAATGGGTTATCTTGTCCTCGGAAAAAGAGACACCCAGCTTAAGGTTTTCTGCCTTTAATCCTAAAGGGCTTAATAAAAGAAGTATTAAAAATCCTAAGACAAAAAATTTCAACTTTTTATTCATAAGCTTCTACCTCCTGCAGTTATTTTTTAAATCTTCTAAAACAAAAAATATGCCTAAAATACTTAAAAGAATCTAAAGATAAGTGGTTTGATTTTTAATAAAAATTCATAAGAAAATAAAAGGTAATTAAATTTTGATTTTGTAAAAAGTAAAAAATTTGTAAAAATTGCAAGTTTTAGAGGTAAAACTTTCAAAAAGAAAAAAGAGATTGTTGTTTGAGGCAAGGTTCTTCTGGTTCAAAATTAGAAAAGACCTTTACCACTCCATATTCTCCATCATACCCTGGTTTAACAAATACCTCACCTTTTCGTACCTTGAGGATGGCTTCTGCTAATTTTTCAGGTAAAAGAGAAACTAATTCATCTTTTGACAATTTTAAAAGGAGGTTGAATTCACTTCCCGCAAGCAAGGTATATTGTTCGTAAAGTTTGCCTAAAGTTTTAGAAGTAGGAGAAAGATTAAAAACTTCACTTAGTATCTCAATTAAAGGTACCAGATGTACTGAAAGAGGTTTGTTAGGAGGGATATAGCCCTCTTCTCTGTCAGCCAGGTCTTCTATCCGATGGAGAACCCCTATCGTAATTTTTTCGCCACATTTAGGACATTTGAGGCCTAAAGCTCTTGCTTCTTTTGGAGAAAGGCTGACTTTACAATTTCTGTGGCCGTCAAAGTGGTATTTTCCTTCTTCAGGATAAAATTCTATGGTAAATGCTATCTTTCCTGTTTTTATCGAAAAATAGATGTTTTCATAAGTGAGAGGGTAAAAAAAGGCGGTAGCTTCTCTTCCTAATTTAGCAGGAGAATGGGCATCAGAGCAAGAAATAAGAGTAATTGAGTCGAGCTTAGAAATTCGCCAGTTCATTTCTGGGTCTGAAGAAAGTCCAGTTTCTATTGCATAAATATAAGGGGTAGCTTCTTCAAAGGCTTCTTCAAGGCTATCAAAACCTGAAAAAGCCCCAAATACAGAATACCATGGGGTCCAAGCATGAGCAGGGATAACCATTATTTCCTTTGAGATTGTCATCAGGTCTAACACCAGTTTTTTACAAGAAATTCCGAAGGTAGGTCTTCCATCTACCGTTAGAGATCCAAGTTTAGAAAGATAAAGATTTATTTCTTCAGCTACCTCAAAATTAGGAGCTATAAGGATAAGATGAACCCTTCGGTTGGTTTTCTCTCCTTGAGAGAAAATCAAGGAAACCTCAGAAGTAAGGATAAATTTAGGGCCTTCAGGTAGGTTTTTAAAAATTAAAAGGCCTGAAGATGGGTCAAACTCAAGCCAATTTTTAAGTTCTTTAAACCAAGCAGGATGAGTAAAATCC
Above is a genomic segment from Thermodesulfobacterium commune DSM 2178 containing:
- a CDS encoding endonuclease Q family protein; translation: MSKKNQTFPSKELLENSFLADLHIHSKYSKACSQKMEIPQIAQIGHKKGLSLIGTGDFTHPAWFKELKNWLEFDPSSGLLIFKNLPEGPKFILTSEVSLIFSQGEKTNRRVHLILIAPNFEVAEEINLYLSKLGSLTVDGRPTFGISCKKLVLDLMTISKEIMVIPAHAWTPWYSVFGAFSGFDSLEEAFEEATPYIYAIETGLSSDPEMNWRISKLDSITLISCSDAHSPAKLGREATAFFYPLTYENIYFSIKTGKIAFTIEFYPEEGKYHFDGHRNCKVSLSPKEARALGLKCPKCGEKITIGVLHRIEDLADREEGYIPPNKPLSVHLVPLIEILSEVFNLSPTSKTLGKLYEQYTLLAGSEFNLLLKLSKDELVSLLPEKLAEAILKVRKGEVFVKPGYDGEYGVVKVFSNFEPEEPCLKQQSLFSF